A section of the Streptomyces sp. NBC_01591 genome encodes:
- a CDS encoding alpha/beta fold hydrolase, whose translation MMVRSLAENAQRSFHHEWGQVACPTLVVLAQTSFIPAQEADEMLRQRPATMAMSIPGTRHDLHLEQPEALHTVISDFFKGLA comes from the coding sequence GTGATGGTCCGCTCGCTGGCGGAGAACGCCCAGCGTTCCTTCCATCACGAGTGGGGTCAGGTCGCATGCCCCACCCTGGTCGTCCTGGCCCAAACCAGCTTCATCCCCGCGCAGGAAGCCGACGAAATGCTCCGGCAGCGACCCGCCACCATGGCCATGAGCATCCCCGGCACCCGCCACGACCTGCACCTGGAACAGCCTGAAGCCCTGCACACCGTGATCTCGGACTTCTTCAAGGGCCTCGCCTGA
- a CDS encoding alpha/beta fold hydrolase: protein MSPEDRHALVLGASGFIGRHLVLALGQAGVRVSAASRSHESYQRLTRWLAGRGYDQVPIDLRVDFAKASLMDGECDDITEIYNCAGAYRFGMSVDEARRANVGSVRAVVAFGARLPNLRRLVQVSGYRVGGQDAAPWSEEYRQETYRALGAYEASRAEADAVFQDLAGQLGVPWSIVNPASVIGDSATGESDQYLGLASNVKDLWHGSLPVLPGNGHTFVPVVAVDYLARFMTLLPMDEATHRTAYWTLDDGTPALPDLLTLIAEHYGVKAPRTRVPVSLLKRLPQWLTKADPETVTFLSTDRYPTDSARAFAARHGLAMPDTATTIRRWADHLAAHRFGDAPAGDRRFTKLGGIRTFELGKAGAPTVVLPGLPVNADTWAPVVTAVGHARAVDLPGLGMSAGRREDWQSWLTALVTETGARHLVGHSIGAAAAVDAATAHPDAVDQLTLVSPFFLQGHPPRTARRPALTRWYLRRTPPEALAERLTGATGHAAALRSAVADLRRGTVGATAAGLLAATANPQWRADLQAKLQHYPGRVHIVLGSNDPLTAEGQSLLDTLPHATVTVVAGAGHHPQLTHSEVVAQAIGSQTAFLGSHSEPGVRAARARPR from the coding sequence ATGAGCCCGGAGGACCGGCATGCACTGGTGCTGGGTGCGAGCGGCTTCATCGGGCGCCACTTGGTACTCGCGCTCGGCCAGGCCGGCGTTCGAGTCAGCGCGGCCAGCCGGAGCCATGAGTCCTACCAGCGGCTGACTCGGTGGCTGGCCGGGCGCGGGTATGACCAGGTCCCGATCGACCTCCGGGTCGACTTCGCCAAGGCGTCACTGATGGACGGCGAGTGCGACGACATCACCGAGATCTACAACTGCGCCGGCGCCTACCGGTTCGGCATGTCGGTGGATGAGGCGCGTCGCGCCAACGTTGGCAGCGTCCGCGCGGTCGTCGCGTTCGGGGCGCGGCTGCCGAACCTGCGCCGCCTGGTTCAGGTCTCCGGATACCGCGTGGGCGGGCAGGACGCCGCCCCGTGGAGCGAGGAGTATCGACAGGAGACCTACCGGGCCCTGGGCGCCTACGAGGCGTCCAGGGCCGAGGCGGACGCCGTCTTCCAGGATCTGGCAGGGCAGTTGGGTGTCCCCTGGTCCATCGTCAACCCGGCCAGCGTAATCGGCGACAGCGCCACCGGGGAGTCCGACCAGTACCTCGGACTCGCCTCCAATGTGAAAGACCTCTGGCACGGCTCGCTTCCCGTGCTCCCGGGCAACGGGCACACGTTCGTCCCCGTGGTCGCGGTCGATTACCTCGCCCGTTTCATGACGCTGCTTCCGATGGACGAGGCCACCCACCGCACTGCGTACTGGACGCTGGACGACGGCACGCCCGCACTGCCCGACCTGCTCACGCTCATAGCGGAGCACTACGGGGTCAAGGCACCCAGGACACGGGTCCCGGTGTCCCTGCTCAAGCGGCTGCCCCAGTGGCTCACCAAGGCTGATCCGGAGACCGTGACGTTTTTGTCGACCGACCGCTACCCGACCGATTCGGCCCGTGCCTTCGCCGCCCGGCACGGGCTGGCCATGCCGGACACCGCCACGACGATCCGCCGCTGGGCCGACCACCTTGCAGCCCACCGCTTCGGCGACGCCCCCGCAGGTGACAGACGATTCACCAAGCTGGGCGGGATACGGACTTTCGAGCTCGGCAAGGCAGGCGCACCCACGGTGGTGCTGCCCGGTCTGCCGGTCAACGCCGACACCTGGGCGCCGGTCGTTACGGCGGTCGGGCACGCGCGCGCCGTCGACCTGCCGGGGTTGGGTATGAGCGCCGGACGCCGCGAGGACTGGCAGTCCTGGCTGACCGCGCTGGTCACCGAGACCGGTGCCCGTCACCTGGTGGGTCACTCCATCGGCGCCGCGGCCGCCGTCGACGCCGCGACCGCCCATCCCGATGCGGTGGATCAACTCACGCTGGTGTCACCGTTCTTCCTGCAGGGGCACCCGCCCCGCACCGCCAGGCGGCCGGCCCTGACCCGCTGGTACCTGAGGCGGACACCCCCCGAGGCGCTGGCCGAGCGGCTGACCGGCGCCACGGGCCACGCGGCCGCGCTCCGGTCGGCTGTCGCGGATCTTCGCCGCGGCACCGTTGGGGCCACCGCCGCCGGGCTTCTGGCCGCCACGGCGAACCCGCAGTGGCGTGCCGACCTCCAGGCCAAGCTGCAGCACTACCCAGGGCGTGTCCACATCGTCCTGGGATCCAACGATCCGCTCACCGCTGAGGGACAGTCGCTGCTGGACACCCTCCCGCACGCCACCGTGACAGTGGTTGCCGGCGCGGGGCACCATCCTCAGCTGACGCACTCAGAAGTCGTCGCTCAGGCCATCGGTTCGCAGACCGCCTTCCTGGGCTCGCACAGTGAACCCGGCGTCAGGGCGGCACGCGCACGACCGCGGTGA
- a CDS encoding TetR/AcrR family transcriptional regulator, producing the protein MDGTKGARTSSRLAESMLELIQRHGYSGTGLNTVVEHAGAPKGSLYFHFPQGKEALGEKAVELAAARFGSLVADSARGSATPGEVVRRVIDELAGILNDSGFQLGCPVSVVTLEMGAQSERLRDACARAFESWIAPVSDLLSAHGHPRPVARALATAVVSMVEGAVIVSRAQRSTEPLHCAAQAIAVLLEQSAEASA; encoded by the coding sequence ATGGATGGAACCAAGGGAGCCAGGACCAGCTCGCGGCTGGCGGAATCGATGCTGGAACTGATCCAGCGGCACGGCTATAGCGGCACGGGACTCAACACGGTGGTGGAGCACGCGGGTGCCCCGAAAGGGTCGCTCTACTTCCACTTCCCCCAGGGGAAGGAGGCCCTCGGAGAGAAGGCCGTCGAGCTGGCGGCCGCGCGATTTGGCTCTCTCGTCGCCGACTCGGCGCGAGGGTCGGCCACGCCGGGTGAGGTGGTACGCCGTGTGATCGACGAACTGGCCGGGATACTCAACGACAGCGGCTTCCAGCTGGGATGCCCGGTCTCGGTGGTGACACTGGAGATGGGTGCGCAGAGCGAACGTCTGCGAGACGCCTGCGCCCGTGCCTTCGAGTCATGGATCGCGCCGGTAAGTGACCTGCTCAGTGCGCACGGCCACCCTCGTCCCGTCGCCCGAGCCCTGGCGACAGCCGTGGTCAGCATGGTGGAAGGAGCGGTGATCGTCTCGCGTGCCCAGCGGTCCACCGAGCCGCTGCACTGCGCCGCCCAGGCGATCGCCGTGCTGCTGGAACAGAGCGCGGAGGCTTCGGCATGA
- a CDS encoding recombinase family protein, which produces MSAGAEPAGHVRLGYARASTARQSLDAQLDSLAETGVTRVFSEKISTRATRRPELEAAVKLAGEIRSSGVAVTLVVHEHKRHGRGIELAMLAEELKASDIGLEFLPEN; this is translated from the coding sequence GTGAGCGCCGGCGCTGAACCGGCCGGGCACGTCCGTCTCGGCTACGCACGGGCCTCGACTGCCCGGCAGTCCCTCGACGCACAGCTTGACTCCCTCGCCGAGACCGGGGTGACGCGGGTCTTCTCGGAGAAGATCTCCACCCGCGCCACCCGGCGCCCCGAGCTGGAGGCCGCCGTGAAGCTCGCCGGGGAGATCCGCTCCTCCGGCGTCGCCGTGACCCTCGTCGTCCACGAGCACAAGCGGCACGGCCGCGGCATCGAACTCGCCATGCTCGCCGAGGAACTGAAGGCGAGCGACATCGGCCTGGAGTTCCTCCCGGAGAACTGA
- a CDS encoding PhzF family phenazine biosynthesis protein, whose amino-acid sequence MTSHYRISPEDHTPLHYRHVDVFASKAFTGNSLAVFPDVPGLSAAQMLAITQELRHFETIFLRGEDESQDVTARVFDLFEELDFAGHPVLGAAAVLHERDGGRGLRRWTLRLVGGTVEVTTRRTATGYHAELDQGAPEFLATVPAEDRTEIAAALNLPTRALADLPLCVVSTGLRYLIVPVVAGLAEARIVRSDFAELVGRYGAQFAYVLDIEALEGRHWNNDGVLEDIATGSAAGCVGAYLALHGVVPVEEEFTLGQGRFTGRPSRLTVLPQGRPDALHNIRVGGDVSMVARGTLDALPE is encoded by the coding sequence GTGACCAGCCACTACCGCATCAGTCCTGAAGACCACACGCCCCTGCACTACCGCCATGTCGATGTGTTTGCCAGCAAGGCGTTCACCGGCAACTCCCTTGCCGTCTTTCCCGACGTCCCCGGCCTCTCCGCCGCACAGATGCTCGCGATCACCCAGGAACTCCGGCACTTCGAGACGATCTTCCTGCGCGGTGAGGATGAGAGCCAGGACGTCACCGCCCGGGTGTTCGACCTCTTCGAGGAACTCGACTTCGCCGGACATCCGGTCCTGGGCGCGGCCGCCGTCCTTCACGAGCGTGACGGCGGCCGGGGCCTGCGGCGCTGGACGTTGCGCCTGGTCGGCGGGACCGTCGAGGTGACGACCCGGCGCACCGCCACCGGGTACCACGCGGAACTCGACCAGGGAGCGCCGGAATTCCTTGCGACTGTACCGGCGGAGGACAGGACGGAGATCGCCGCGGCGCTGAATCTGCCCACCCGGGCACTCGCCGACCTTCCCCTGTGTGTCGTCTCCACCGGCTTGCGCTATCTCATCGTGCCGGTGGTGGCGGGTCTGGCCGAGGCGAGGATCGTCCGCAGCGACTTCGCGGAGCTCGTCGGGCGGTACGGCGCGCAGTTCGCGTACGTGCTCGACATCGAGGCACTGGAAGGTCGCCACTGGAACAACGACGGCGTTCTGGAGGACATCGCGACCGGCAGTGCGGCGGGCTGCGTCGGCGCGTACCTGGCTCTGCACGGCGTTGTGCCCGTCGAGGAGGAGTTCACCCTGGGGCAGGGGCGTTTCACCGGCCGTCCGAGCCGGCTCACCGTCCTGCCGCAGGGACGCCCCGACGCGCTGCACAACATCCGGGTCGGCGGTGACGTGAGCATGGTGGCCCGGGGAACCCTGGACGCCCTGCCCGAGTGA
- the yczR gene encoding aminotransferase-like domain-containing protein, with product MNGTVWHVPASRFFQLLGNWLAGDGPLARRLADAVEKAIRDGRLPLGARLPAERLLAGEFGLARGTVTMGYQILRAEQLIVTRTGSGSTVSLPRLHERLSPWASDRGEAGKNGAPLDLTIAEPAAPFGELLQAVREATDTLSATLLRAPSEGAGPSALRTAIADAYEAQGLATDSGHLLLTSGADVALSLLSAAYLRPNSRVVLDSPTYPGALALFRGAGARLVSQPLTPTGWDVPAMDRTLATARPSLTYLIADFHNPTGLLMGKEERAELRRRLHAHDTLVVFDETMRDLDLREGAAPPPRITSCAGDRHVVYVGSLSKSLWPGLRVGWIRAHPDVTRRLAALPLAAALAPSPFDQLVAARLLERQRTVLGRRRAQLRSQRNYLVARLAGLPWCCFPVPQGGRSLWLMLLDAAPLPFLWPRNGAPGPRVRYGCVPPVEVDDLGGVAAGLRGTA from the coding sequence GTGAATGGCACGGTGTGGCACGTCCCGGCGTCACGGTTCTTCCAGTTGCTCGGCAACTGGCTCGCCGGCGACGGACCGCTCGCACGACGGTTGGCCGATGCCGTGGAGAAGGCCATCCGCGACGGTCGGCTTCCTCTCGGGGCGCGGCTTCCCGCCGAACGCCTGCTCGCCGGCGAGTTCGGTCTCGCTCGGGGCACCGTGACGATGGGCTACCAGATCCTGCGCGCCGAGCAACTGATCGTTACCCGGACCGGCTCCGGCAGCACCGTCTCCCTGCCCCGGCTGCACGAGCGCCTCTCGCCCTGGGCCAGCGACCGGGGCGAAGCAGGCAAGAACGGGGCACCGCTGGACCTCACCATCGCGGAACCCGCGGCACCCTTCGGCGAACTGCTCCAGGCCGTGAGGGAAGCGACCGACACGCTGTCCGCCACACTGTTGCGCGCCCCCTCTGAAGGCGCCGGTCCGTCGGCGCTGCGCACAGCCATCGCCGACGCCTACGAGGCCCAAGGGCTCGCGACCGACAGCGGGCACCTCCTGCTGACCAGCGGCGCCGATGTCGCGCTGAGCCTGCTCAGCGCGGCATACCTGCGGCCGAACAGCAGAGTCGTCCTGGACTCCCCCACCTATCCGGGCGCGCTCGCCCTGTTCCGGGGCGCGGGTGCCCGGCTGGTCTCCCAGCCCCTCACCCCCACCGGCTGGGACGTCCCCGCCATGGACCGTACTCTCGCGACTGCCCGGCCGTCCCTGACTTACCTGATCGCGGATTTCCACAACCCGACGGGCCTGTTGATGGGCAAGGAGGAGCGCGCCGAACTGCGCCGGCGGTTGCACGCCCACGACACCTTGGTCGTCTTCGACGAGACCATGCGGGACTTGGACCTGCGCGAGGGAGCCGCGCCGCCGCCGCGTATCACGTCATGCGCCGGTGACCGGCACGTCGTGTACGTGGGTTCCTTGAGCAAGTCCTTGTGGCCGGGCCTGCGCGTAGGTTGGATCCGGGCCCATCCCGACGTCACCCGGCGGCTGGCGGCGCTCCCGCTCGCGGCCGCGCTCGCCCCCTCGCCGTTCGACCAGCTCGTCGCCGCCCGGCTCCTGGAGCGCCAGCGGACGGTCCTCGGCCGCCGACGCGCCCAACTCAGGTCCCAGAGAAACTACTTGGTCGCGCGACTCGCAGGTCTTCCGTGGTGTTGTTTCCCGGTCCCGCAGGGCGGTCGGTCCCTGTGGCTCATGCTCCTCGACGCCGCCCCGTTACCTTTTCTGTGGCCCCGAAATGGGGCGCCTGGCCCCCGGGTCCGGTATGGCTGTGTGCCCCCTGTCGAAGTCGATGACCTGGGGGGTGTTGCCGCCGGGCTTCGGGGCACCGCTTGA